One Verrucomicrobiaceae bacterium genomic window carries:
- a CDS encoding DUF1501 domain-containing protein, producing MFSATSSHPCTGPLSRRSFLSIGSLALTGWSLADTLRAETIAKAAGRKLKDKSVIFVWLPGGMSQLESYDMKPNAPVEYRGVLNPIRTNVTGTHICELFPRQAKMADKFNIIRSVHHEFADHGGGHKRFMTGRNPALPVGFVNDAPAVSSIIQRKLQRAGEAMPVCVAGVDRGRSGIDTFSLGSAYLGPSASPFMVVGDPSAKDFKVENIGLTPDMESRLDDRVHLLKGMDNLRREMDRGGLMEAMDSFSQRAVGMLTTPKVREAFDLSKESAQTRERYGYSTYGQRGLMARRLVEAGCRFVTMVWENPFSTPIPKNCTYNWDSHAVNCDMYADARWRMPVYDQAASALIEDIHQRGLDKDVLVIITGEFGRTPRINTQIGTQTGVSQPGRDHWPQAMSFIVSGGGMQTGQVIGATNPRGEFPIERPLGPNDLWATVYQHLGIDPNDTFDDFQGRPMPILPFGEPIRELMPLA from the coding sequence ATGTTTTCCGCCACATCATCCCATCCCTGCACCGGCCCGCTTTCTCGCAGGAGTTTTCTCAGCATCGGCTCTCTGGCTCTCACCGGATGGTCGCTGGCGGATACGCTACGGGCGGAAACGATCGCGAAGGCAGCGGGGCGGAAGCTCAAGGACAAGTCGGTGATCTTTGTGTGGCTGCCGGGTGGGATGTCGCAGCTAGAGAGCTACGACATGAAGCCGAATGCTCCGGTGGAGTATCGCGGCGTGCTGAATCCGATCCGCACAAACGTGACCGGGACACATATCTGTGAGCTCTTCCCACGGCAGGCAAAGATGGCGGACAAGTTCAACATCATCCGCAGCGTGCATCACGAATTCGCAGACCACGGCGGCGGGCACAAGCGCTTCATGACTGGGCGGAATCCGGCTCTGCCAGTGGGTTTTGTGAATGATGCGCCGGCTGTGAGCTCGATCATTCAGCGGAAGCTCCAGCGTGCAGGCGAGGCCATGCCGGTGTGCGTGGCGGGCGTGGATCGTGGGCGCAGCGGGATTGATACGTTTTCGCTGGGATCGGCTTACTTGGGGCCTTCGGCGTCGCCATTCATGGTGGTGGGTGACCCGAGTGCGAAGGACTTCAAGGTGGAAAACATCGGCCTCACGCCAGACATGGAGAGCCGCCTCGATGACCGCGTGCACTTGCTGAAGGGCATGGACAATCTGCGCCGCGAGATGGATCGCGGGGGCCTGATGGAGGCGATGGATAGCTTCAGCCAGCGAGCTGTCGGCATGCTCACGACACCGAAGGTGCGTGAGGCTTTTGATTTGAGCAAAGAAAGCGCCCAAACCCGCGAGCGCTATGGCTACAGCACCTACGGCCAGCGCGGTCTGATGGCGCGGCGACTGGTGGAGGCTGGATGCCGCTTTGTGACGATGGTGTGGGAGAATCCCTTCTCCACGCCGATCCCGAAGAACTGCACCTACAACTGGGATAGCCATGCGGTGAACTGCGACATGTATGCGGATGCTCGCTGGCGCATGCCGGTGTATGATCAGGCTGCATCTGCGCTGATCGAGGACATTCATCAGCGTGGGCTGGATAAGGATGTGCTGGTGATCATCACGGGTGAATTCGGCCGCACGCCGAGGATCAATACGCAGATCGGCACGCAGACGGGCGTGAGCCAGCCGGGGCGTGATCACTGGCCACAGGCGATGTCCTTCATCGTGAGTGGCGGTGGCATGCAGACGGGCCAAGTCATCGGTGCGACGAATCCGCGTGGCGAATTCCCCATCGAGCGGCCTCTGGGCCCGAATGATCTGTGGGCCACGGTTTATCAGCATCTCGGCATCGACCCGAATGACACTTTTGATGACTTCCAGGGCCGTCCGATGCCGATTTTGCCGTTTGGGGAGCCGATTCGTGAGTTGATGCCGCTGGCGTGA
- a CDS encoding TIGR00730 family Rossman fold protein has product MSTLRRICIYCGSTPGLDKHHREVAHDLGAYLARQGIGLVYGGGNVGLMGAVADGALSCGGEVIGVIPRSLMEKELGHSGITELRVVSSMHERKALMVDLSDAFIALPGGFGTMDELFETLTWLQLEFHSKPVGLLNVDGFFDGLIDFIAHMSRAGFLKPEHAACLLVEKEAPQLLAALYAFTPPKLGKWIEKLLAENEALKAR; this is encoded by the coding sequence ATGTCCACTCTTCGCCGAATCTGCATCTACTGCGGCTCCACTCCCGGTCTCGACAAGCATCACCGCGAAGTAGCGCATGATCTAGGGGCCTACCTCGCCCGGCAGGGCATCGGGCTCGTGTATGGTGGTGGGAATGTGGGGCTCATGGGTGCCGTGGCGGATGGAGCCCTCTCCTGCGGTGGAGAGGTCATCGGCGTCATCCCGCGGTCCCTCATGGAAAAAGAACTCGGTCACAGCGGCATCACGGAGCTGCGTGTCGTCTCCAGCATGCATGAGCGGAAGGCACTCATGGTCGATCTGAGTGATGCTTTCATCGCACTGCCAGGTGGCTTTGGCACCATGGATGAGCTGTTTGAGACGCTGACCTGGCTCCAGCTCGAATTTCACTCCAAGCCCGTGGGGCTGCTCAATGTGGATGGCTTTTTTGATGGCCTGATCGACTTCATCGCTCACATGAGCCGTGCTGGCTTTCTCAAGCCCGAGCACGCCGCCTGCCTGTTGGTCGAAAAAGAAGCCCCACAGCTCCTAGCGGCTCTGTACGCCTTCACACCGCCGAAACTCGGAAAATGGATCGAAAAGCTCCTCGCCGAAAATGAGGCTCTGAAGGCCCGCTGA
- a CDS encoding amidohydrolase, translating into MNATRRSFLTTTSAAALSSCQLLKSNAAAKGDHIDAHVHVWTPDVEKYPLARGYAVSDMRPASFTPEQLFAHCRPEGVRRVVLIQMSYYQYDNSYMLDVMRQHQGVFSGVAIVNENAPDVATTMTQAVQQGVRGFRIYAGAQKSLSAWIGSAGMGQLWKTAGELGASVCPLINPDTLPLIDKMCEWYPDTSVVIDHFARIGMGGKMREEDISHLLRLARHRRTHVKASAFYALGAKKAPYLDMGPLIRRVRDAFGPQRVMWASDCPFQVDPGHNYHDSIALIRDRLDFLSESDKTWMLRGTAEKVFFS; encoded by the coding sequence ATGAATGCGACACGCCGCTCCTTCCTCACCACGACTTCCGCCGCTGCCCTGAGCAGTTGCCAGCTTCTGAAATCGAATGCGGCGGCGAAGGGGGACCACATCGATGCGCATGTGCATGTGTGGACGCCGGATGTGGAGAAGTATCCGCTGGCACGCGGATACGCTGTCAGCGACATGCGTCCGGCCAGCTTCACGCCGGAGCAGCTTTTCGCCCATTGCCGGCCGGAGGGCGTGCGGCGTGTGGTGCTGATCCAGATGAGCTACTACCAGTATGACAATAGCTACATGCTCGATGTGATGCGTCAGCACCAGGGCGTCTTCAGCGGCGTGGCCATCGTGAATGAAAACGCCCCTGATGTGGCCACGACGATGACCCAGGCCGTGCAGCAAGGCGTGCGCGGCTTCCGCATCTATGCGGGTGCTCAGAAGAGCCTGAGTGCATGGATCGGTAGCGCGGGGATGGGCCAGCTCTGGAAAACCGCTGGCGAGCTAGGTGCCAGCGTCTGCCCGCTGATCAATCCGGACACGCTGCCCCTCATCGACAAGATGTGCGAGTGGTATCCAGACACCAGCGTGGTGATCGACCACTTCGCCCGCATCGGCATGGGCGGTAAAATGCGTGAGGAAGACATCTCCCATCTACTGCGCCTCGCACGTCATCGCCGCACGCATGTGAAGGCCAGTGCCTTTTACGCCCTAGGGGCCAAAAAAGCACCCTACCTCGACATGGGGCCACTGATCCGCCGTGTGCGGGATGCCTTCGGCCCGCAGCGGGTGATGTGGGCCAGTGATTGCCCTTTTCAGGTCGATCCGGGGCACAATTATCACGATAGCATCGCCCTGATCCGTGACCGGCTAGATTTCCTGAGCGAAAGCGACAAAACCTGGATGCTACGCGGCACAGCAGAGAAGGTCTTTTTCTCATGA
- a CDS encoding GNAT family N-acetyltransferase produces the protein MTSPATEPRIEPATIEDLPQLVELLAALFDEEEDFKPDPVKQEHGVRMILQQPNRGRIFVLRTDHMVIGMVNLLFTISTAEGGLVILMEDVIVHPQHRRHGYGSLLLEHVIEFAREKRFRRITLLTDRIDDCSQTFFSRHGFQHSKMIPMRLVFDDLD, from the coding sequence ATGACCTCACCTGCCACTGAGCCGCGCATCGAGCCGGCCACTATCGAAGACCTGCCACAGCTCGTGGAGCTGCTGGCAGCGCTATTTGACGAAGAAGAGGACTTTAAGCCCGATCCCGTCAAGCAGGAGCACGGCGTGCGCATGATCCTCCAGCAGCCGAACCGCGGTCGCATCTTTGTCCTGCGCACCGATCACATGGTCATCGGCATGGTGAATCTACTTTTCACCATCAGCACGGCTGAGGGTGGCCTCGTCATCCTGATGGAAGACGTGATCGTGCATCCACAGCACCGCAGGCATGGCTACGGCAGCCTCTTGCTGGAGCATGTGATCGAGTTCGCCCGTGAGAAGCGCTTCCGCCGCATCACGCTGCTCACAGACCGCATCGACGATTGCTCGCAGACCTTCTTCAGTCGCCATGGCTTCCAGCACTCGAAGATGATCCCCATGCGCCTCGTCTTTGATGACCTGGACTGA
- a CDS encoding PrsW family intramembrane metalloprotease gives MSERKPPLHGWRTRVFHLTRDRRWLLRTAAGIAVSGLAIASFIVLFTGRDAIRPTHSASPSPPEKRLKEDATKLRTAAEASPRDFCAWLCRLGEYLRHEADEEAMPESTTLALHADYIKNGKLAGYELHPFIEKHGREGLDKAAADYLDVTLLQNGPQAEKALKSLESAAHAQPPAPFANELIGSLMLQRDEDGMATEFFIAEGAAFPDAQRARRRAVQTAIHTENADHMRLILAQPGAWIETCTPDEQYQAGAITGDVWLQWRGLFWDHFTDIPWLLVAFTILSGTIWWFILVQHDEKSPWRWLWPVLPLLAGVASVWPVLTVSEWQKHTLGMDRDSTVFVEQARYFLLGVGMREELCKLALFSLFLPWLLRTRSPARALLCAAFVGLGFAAEENVQYFHRYGIQAAFTRLLTANFMHLSLTGMAGHALYALVRSGFRGVEHFLGIMAFVILAHGAYDLLAVTDVIDLGGWLSIVLFLVIADRFIDELARESVQKRSNISLRAAFTLGCAVLVAAVFITAAIQGRSMTAVAHAGQSCLAVFPLIFLYWRRFEHA, from the coding sequence ATGAGTGAGCGCAAGCCGCCCCTACACGGCTGGCGCACACGGGTATTTCACCTCACTCGTGATCGCCGCTGGCTACTACGCACCGCTGCGGGCATCGCGGTGAGCGGACTCGCCATCGCGAGCTTCATCGTCCTCTTCACCGGAAGGGATGCCATACGCCCCACCCACTCTGCCAGCCCATCCCCCCCTGAAAAACGCCTCAAAGAAGATGCCACGAAGCTACGCACCGCAGCGGAGGCCTCCCCACGGGATTTTTGTGCTTGGCTGTGCCGACTGGGTGAGTACCTCCGGCATGAGGCTGACGAGGAAGCCATGCCAGAGTCCACCACGCTTGCTCTGCATGCCGATTACATCAAAAACGGCAAACTGGCCGGTTATGAGCTGCATCCATTCATCGAGAAGCATGGCCGGGAGGGTCTTGATAAAGCTGCGGCGGATTACCTCGACGTCACGCTCCTGCAAAATGGCCCGCAGGCTGAAAAAGCGCTCAAAAGCCTCGAATCCGCCGCGCATGCGCAGCCACCCGCGCCTTTCGCCAATGAGCTAATCGGCAGCCTCATGCTCCAGCGGGATGAAGATGGCATGGCGACCGAATTTTTCATCGCAGAGGGGGCCGCATTCCCAGATGCGCAGCGAGCACGGCGGCGGGCGGTGCAGACCGCGATCCACACTGAAAATGCAGACCACATGCGCCTCATCCTGGCCCAGCCCGGTGCCTGGATCGAGACCTGCACGCCCGATGAGCAGTATCAGGCCGGAGCCATCACAGGGGATGTATGGCTCCAGTGGCGCGGATTATTCTGGGATCACTTCACCGACATCCCATGGCTACTCGTGGCCTTCACCATCCTCTCCGGCACGATCTGGTGGTTCATCCTCGTGCAGCATGATGAAAAATCCCCGTGGCGCTGGCTCTGGCCCGTGCTGCCGCTGCTCGCGGGTGTGGCCAGTGTATGGCCCGTGCTCACCGTCTCCGAATGGCAAAAACACACCCTCGGCATGGATCGGGATAGCACCGTCTTTGTCGAGCAGGCACGCTACTTCCTCCTCGGTGTCGGCATGCGAGAGGAGCTATGCAAACTGGCACTTTTCTCCCTCTTTCTGCCATGGCTCCTGCGCACACGCAGCCCCGCACGGGCGCTGCTCTGTGCTGCATTCGTGGGACTGGGTTTCGCCGCTGAGGAGAATGTACAGTATTTCCATCGCTACGGCATCCAGGCCGCCTTTACCCGCCTACTCACGGCGAATTTCATGCACCTCAGCCTCACAGGCATGGCCGGGCACGCACTCTATGCACTCGTGCGCTCTGGATTCCGCGGAGTGGAGCACTTTCTCGGCATCATGGCATTTGTCATCCTCGCACACGGTGCCTACGACCTACTCGCCGTGACCGATGTCATCGACCTCGGCGGCTGGCTCTCCATCGTGCTCTTCCTCGTGATCGCAGACCGCTTCATCGACGAGCTAGCCCGCGAGTCCGTGCAAAAGCGCAGCAACATCTCGCTCCGCGCCGCCTTCACCCTGGGCTGCGCCGTGCTGGTAGCCGCCGTCTTCATCACCGCCGCCATCCAGGGCCGCAGCATGACAGCCGTCGCCCATGCCGGGCAGAGCTGCCTCGCCGTCTTTCCACTCATTTTTCTCTACTGGCGCCGCTTTGAGCATGCCTGA
- a CDS encoding sugar phosphate isomerase/epimerase: MPRPVTLFTGQWADLSLDTMLQKAKAFGYDGVELACWGDHFEVEKADQAYCDAKRAKLKAAGLQCHAISTHLVGQAVCDNIDPRHAQILPPAIYGDGNPEGVRQRAAECLIQTAHAAKRFGVSVVNGFTGSSIWHLVYSFPPNLPGQIDAGYKDFAKRFKPILDEYQKLGIRYALEVHPTEIAFDIASAQRALEAVDFHPAFGFNYDPSHFGYQGVDYVKFIYQFKDRIFHVHMKDVAWGIGDGTAGVFGGHVDFHKPSRYWDFKSVGRGNINFERIIRALNDIDYGGPLSVEWEDGAMDREFGAAESAAFVKKIDFPPSKIIFDAQFAENSKA, from the coding sequence ATGCCACGTCCTGTCACCCTCTTTACCGGCCAATGGGCCGACCTGTCTCTCGATACCATGCTCCAGAAAGCCAAGGCCTTCGGTTACGACGGCGTGGAGCTCGCCTGCTGGGGGGACCACTTTGAAGTCGAAAAAGCCGATCAGGCCTACTGCGACGCGAAACGCGCCAAACTCAAAGCCGCTGGCCTCCAATGCCATGCCATCTCCACCCATCTCGTCGGTCAGGCCGTCTGTGACAACATCGACCCACGCCACGCCCAGATCCTCCCGCCCGCCATCTACGGCGATGGCAATCCCGAAGGCGTCCGCCAGCGTGCCGCCGAGTGCCTCATCCAGACCGCCCATGCCGCAAAGCGCTTCGGCGTCAGCGTCGTCAATGGATTCACCGGCAGCAGCATCTGGCACCTCGTTTACTCCTTCCCGCCGAATCTCCCTGGCCAGATCGACGCCGGATACAAAGACTTCGCCAAGCGCTTCAAGCCCATCTTAGACGAATATCAAAAACTCGGCATCCGCTACGCACTCGAAGTGCATCCCACCGAGATCGCCTTCGACATCGCCAGTGCCCAGCGTGCGCTGGAGGCCGTCGATTTCCACCCCGCCTTCGGCTTCAACTACGATCCCAGCCACTTCGGCTACCAGGGCGTCGATTACGTCAAATTCATCTACCAGTTCAAAGACCGCATCTTCCACGTCCACATGAAAGACGTCGCCTGGGGCATCGGTGATGGCACCGCAGGCGTCTTCGGCGGCCACGTCGATTTCCACAAGCCCAGCCGTTATTGGGACTTCAAGTCCGTGGGCCGCGGCAACATCAACTTTGAGCGCATCATCCGCGCCCTCAACGACATCGACTACGGTGGCCCTCTCAGCGTCGAGTGGGAAGACGGCGCGATGGACCGCGAGTTCGGCGCAGCGGAATCTGCCGCCTTCGTGAAGAAAATCGACTTCCCGCCCTCCAAGATCATCTTTGACGCCCAGTTCGCCGAAAACAGCAAAGCCTGA
- a CDS encoding DUF4038 domain-containing protein produces MKLLLYIFSILTLTLHADLPDLKVAEDHRHLVTAEGKPFFLLGDTAWELIHRLTREETELYLKKRAAQGFNTVFAVALAEYEFHKPNAYGEMPLENNDPAKPREAYFAHVDWVIDKAASLGLYTALLPTWGDKWNKKWGKGPEIFTPENAATYCEWLARRYADKPVIWVLGGDRPVENDAHRAIIRAMAAGLKKGDGGRHLITYHPKGGANSSDYWPDEPWLDFHLFQSGHHHRAAANYEMNAKNLALKPLKPTLDGEPCYEDHPVRGLMKDKKPTEWFDDDDVRLAAWRSLLSGACGHVYGTHSVWQFHDLEKRTQQTDARTPWQQALDLPGAAQMGVMKKFFEQFDWTKLRRDDDFVLGEAGKTLRNSQWLLWRSNVAGPLFMCLLECPASV; encoded by the coding sequence ATGAAACTTCTGCTCTACATCTTTTCCATTCTCACACTGACGCTCCATGCCGATTTGCCGGATTTGAAGGTGGCGGAAGACCATCGCCATCTCGTCACGGCGGAGGGAAAGCCGTTCTTTTTGCTCGGGGACACGGCTTGGGAGCTGATTCACCGTCTGACGCGGGAGGAGACAGAGCTGTACTTGAAGAAGCGGGCCGCGCAGGGCTTCAATACGGTCTTTGCCGTGGCTCTGGCGGAGTATGAGTTTCACAAGCCGAACGCTTACGGTGAAATGCCGCTCGAAAACAACGATCCGGCGAAACCACGAGAGGCTTACTTCGCGCATGTCGATTGGGTGATCGATAAGGCGGCCTCGCTAGGCCTCTACACGGCTCTGCTGCCGACCTGGGGTGACAAGTGGAACAAAAAATGGGGCAAAGGGCCTGAAATCTTCACCCCAGAGAATGCGGCGACTTACTGCGAATGGCTGGCGCGGCGCTACGCGGACAAACCAGTCATCTGGGTGCTCGGTGGCGACCGTCCGGTGGAGAATGATGCGCATCGCGCGATCATCCGTGCCATGGCGGCGGGGCTGAAGAAAGGTGATGGCGGCCGGCATCTCATCACCTACCACCCGAAGGGCGGCGCAAACTCATCTGATTACTGGCCGGATGAGCCGTGGCTGGATTTTCATCTGTTCCAGAGCGGGCATCACCATCGCGCGGCGGCGAATTATGAGATGAACGCCAAGAACCTAGCTCTGAAGCCGCTCAAGCCGACGCTGGATGGCGAGCCGTGCTACGAGGACCATCCCGTGCGCGGCCTGATGAAGGACAAGAAGCCCACGGAGTGGTTTGATGACGACGATGTGCGCCTCGCCGCGTGGCGAAGCCTGCTGAGCGGTGCCTGCGGGCATGTGTATGGCACGCATAGTGTGTGGCAGTTTCACGACCTGGAAAAACGCACGCAGCAGACGGACGCACGCACGCCCTGGCAACAAGCGCTCGATCTGCCCGGCGCAGCGCAGATGGGCGTGATGAAGAAGTTCTTTGAGCAGTTCGACTGGACGAAACTGCGGCGGGATGATGACTTCGTGCTCGGGGAGGCCGGAAAGACCCTTCGAAACAGCCAATGGCTGCTGTGGCGGAGCAACGTGGCTGGGCCGTTGTTTATGTGCCTGCTGGAGTGTCCAGCATCCGTGTAG
- a CDS encoding 2-hydroxyglutaryl-CoA dehydratase — translation MHTAQLPHLRSLTHADIEKELREFEAKERERLGLNEPPKRHWRDENPQNFVKAERSSTTILCGGLTQAQDMLVSAALLGVGYRVIPLDVPDNDALRVGKEFGNRGQCNPTYFTVGNLVKHLIHLRDEKGMSVAEIVKTHVFFTAGACGPCRFGTYATEYRKALRDAGFDGFRVLLFQQKGGLKQATGENDGLEMNPAFFIAMLKAIMAGDALNAIGYRIRPYETEPGSTNRVLEQCKKTLADSLRQRKSTLLALWRCRRLLKDIPVNRMQAKPKVSIIGEFWAMTTEGDGNYKLQQFLESEGAEVDVQLVTAWLLYMLWQGKWDTKQRMSLPQADDAKGGLEGQNPRRKLITLWFADKALRGVFGVFARLLGLRHYKLPDMDEIATISHQHYDVHLRGGEGHMEIGKLIQSVTKKKAHMVVSVKPFGCMPSSGVSDGVQSLITAKYPEAIFSAIETTGDGAANVKSRIQMDLFKAKQVAQAELEAAKTTSRGNAEKHNRALAYPHSHDFTGTAARLVAQT, via the coding sequence ATGCACACCGCACAGTTGCCCCACCTGCGCTCATTAACGCACGCCGACATCGAGAAGGAACTCCGCGAGTTCGAGGCGAAGGAACGCGAGCGCCTCGGCCTCAACGAGCCGCCGAAGCGTCATTGGCGCGATGAGAATCCGCAAAACTTCGTCAAAGCCGAACGCTCCTCCACCACCATCCTCTGCGGCGGCCTCACGCAGGCGCAGGACATGCTCGTCAGCGCCGCCTTGCTCGGCGTGGGCTACCGCGTCATTCCACTCGATGTGCCGGACAATGACGCGCTGCGTGTGGGCAAGGAATTCGGCAATCGCGGCCAGTGCAATCCGACTTACTTCACCGTCGGCAATCTCGTGAAGCACCTCATTCACCTGCGCGACGAAAAAGGCATGAGCGTGGCCGAGATCGTGAAGACGCACGTGTTCTTCACCGCCGGTGCCTGCGGACCATGCCGCTTCGGCACTTACGCCACGGAGTATCGCAAGGCGTTGCGCGATGCGGGCTTCGACGGCTTCCGCGTGCTGCTCTTCCAACAAAAAGGCGGCCTAAAACAAGCTACGGGCGAGAACGACGGACTCGAAATGAATCCCGCGTTCTTCATCGCCATGTTGAAGGCGATCATGGCCGGTGATGCGCTCAACGCGATCGGTTACCGCATCCGTCCATATGAAACCGAGCCAGGCAGCACGAATCGCGTGCTGGAGCAGTGCAAAAAGACGCTCGCTGACTCGCTGCGGCAACGAAAGAGCACTTTGCTGGCGCTTTGGCGCTGCCGCAGGCTTTTGAAGGACATCCCAGTGAACCGCATGCAGGCCAAACCGAAAGTCAGCATCATCGGCGAGTTTTGGGCCATGACGACCGAGGGCGATGGCAACTACAAGCTGCAGCAGTTCCTCGAATCCGAAGGCGCGGAGGTGGATGTGCAGCTCGTGACCGCCTGGCTGCTCTACATGCTCTGGCAGGGCAAGTGGGACACGAAACAGCGCATGTCCCTCCCGCAAGCCGACGACGCCAAAGGCGGCCTCGAAGGCCAGAATCCGCGTCGCAAGCTCATTACCCTCTGGTTTGCGGACAAAGCCTTGCGCGGCGTCTTCGGCGTCTTCGCACGGCTGCTCGGCCTGCGTCACTACAAGCTGCCTGACATGGATGAGATCGCCACCATCTCCCACCAGCACTACGACGTGCATCTGCGCGGCGGCGAAGGCCACATGGAGATCGGCAAGCTCATTCAGAGCGTGACCAAGAAGAAGGCGCACATGGTCGTCAGCGTGAAACCCTTTGGCTGCATGCCCTCCAGCGGCGTGAGCGACGGCGTGCAGTCTTTGATCACCGCGAAGTATCCCGAGGCCATCTTCTCCGCCATCGAAACCACCGGCGACGGAGCTGCAAACGTCAAGAGCCGCATCCAGATGGACCTCTTCAAAGCCAAGCAGGTCGCCCAAGCCGAACTCGAAGCTGCCAAGACCACCTCACGTGGCAATGCGGAAAAACACAATCGCGCGCTCGCTTATCCGCACAGCCATGACTTCACCGGAACGGCGGCACGATTGGTGGCGCAAACCTAG